The Saccopteryx leptura isolate mSacLep1 chromosome 2, mSacLep1_pri_phased_curated, whole genome shotgun sequence genome has a window encoding:
- the BNC2 gene encoding zinc finger protein basonuclin-2 isoform X8, which produces MLYGTQAVPVRLKILLDRLFSVLKQEEVLHILHGLGWTLRDYVRGYILQDAAGKVLDRWAIMSREEEIITLQQFLRFGETKSIVELMAIQEKEGQAVAVPSSKTDSDIRTFIESNNRTRSPSLLAHLENSNPSSIHHFENIPNSLAFLLPFQYINPVSAPLLGLPPNGLLLEQPGLRLREPSLSTQNEYNESSESEVSPTPYKNDQTPNRNALTSITNVEPKTEPACVSPIQNSAPVSDLTKTEHPKSSFRIHRMRRMGSASRKGRVFCNACGKTFYDKGTLKIHYNAVHLKIKHRCTIEGCNMVFSSLRSRNRHSANPNPRLHMPMLRNNRDKDLIRATSGAATPVIASTKSNLTLTSPGRPPMGFTTPPLDPVLQNPLPSQLVFSGLKTVQPVPPFYRSLLTPGEMVSPPTSLPTSPIIPTSGTIDQHPIPPSEPAAPIIMMATHEPSADMAPKKKPRKSSMPVKIEKEIIDTADEFDDEDDDPSDAGAMVNDVSHDNHCHSQEEMSPGMSVKDFSKHSRSRCISRTEIRRADSMTSEDQEPERDYENESECSEPKLGEESMEGDEHMHSEVSDKVLMNSERPDENHSEPSHQDIIKVKEEFTDPTYDMFYMSQYGLYNGGGASMAALHESFTSSLNYGSPQKFSPEGDLCSSPDPKICYVCKKSFKSSYSVKLHYRNVHLKEMHVCTVAGCNAAFPSRRSRDRHSANINLHRKLLTKELDDMGLDSSQPSLSKDLRDEFLMKIYGAQHPMGLDIREDAASPAGTEDSHLNGYGRGMAEDYMVLDLSTTSSLQSSSSIHSSRESDAGSDEGILLDDIDGASDSGESAHKAEAPALPGSLGAEVSGSLMFNSLSGSNGGIMCNICHKMYSNKGTLRVHYKTVHLREMHKCKVPGCNMMFSSVRSRNRHSQNPNLHKNIPFTAVD; this is translated from the exons GATGCTGCTGGCAAGGTGCTGGACCGCTGGGCCATCATGTCTCGAGAAGAGGAAATCATCACCCTTCAGCAGTTTCTGCGGTTTGGAGAAACCAAATCCATTGTAGAGCTCATGGCGATTCAGGAGAAGGAAGGGCAGGCTGTGGCAGTACCATCTTCAAAGACAGACTCAGACATAAGGACTTTCATTGAGAGCAATAATCGCACCAGGAGTCCCAGTCTCCTTGCTCACCTAGAGAACAGCAACCCTTCCAGCATTCATCACTTCGAAAACATCCCCAACAGCCTTGCATTCCTGCTTCCATTCCAGTACATAAACCCAGTCTCAGCCCCATTGCTAGGATTGCCTCCAAACGGGCTCCTGTTAGAGCAACCAGGACTGAGGCTGCGGGAACCGAGCCTTTCAACCCAGAATGAATATAATGAGAGCAGTGAATCTGAAGTGTCTCCTACACCTTATAAAAACGATCAGACTCCCAATAGAAACGCCCTGACCAGCATTACTAATGTGGAGCCTAAAACCGAGCCAGCCTGCGTGTCCCCCATTCAGAATTCTGCCCCAGTCAGTGATCTGACCAAAACTGAACACCCAAAAAGCTCATTCCGGATTCACCGGATGAGAAGGATGGGGTCAGCATCCAGGAAAGGAAGAGTGTTCTGTAACGCATGTGGGAAGACATTCTATGATAAAGGCACTCTCAAAATTCATTATAATGCGGTTCACCTGAAGATCAAACATCGATGCACCATTGAAGGTTGCAACATGGTCTTTAGCTCCCTCCGAAGCCGTAATCGCCACAGTGCAAACCCTAACCCTCGCCTTCACATGCCTATGCTAAGGAACAACCGAGACAAAGATTTAATCCGGGCCACATCAGGAGCTGCCACCCCTGTCATAGCAAGTACAAAATCAAATCTCACACTCACCAGCCCCGGCCGGCCCCCTATGGGTTTTACCACTCCCCCATTAGACCCCGTTTTACAGAATCCTCTTCCTAGCCAGCTGGTATTTTCTGGGCTAAAGACTGTCCAACCAGTCCCTCCATTTTATAGAAGTTTACTTACTCCAGGAGAAATGGTGAgtcctcccacctctctcccgACCAGTCCCATCATTCCAACCAGTGGTACCATAGATCAGCACCCCATACCACCCTCTGAGCCAGCAGCGCCCATAATAATGATGGCCACTCATGAGCCCAGTGCCGACATGGCCCCCAAGAAGAAGCCCAGGAAGTCCAGCATGCCTGTGAAGATCGAGAAGGAGATTATTGATACCGCTGATGAGTTTGACGATGAAGACGATGACCCCAGTGACGCTGGAGCCATGGTCAATGACGTGAGCCATGACAATCACTGCCACTCCCAAGAGGAGATGAGTCCAGGCATGTCTGTGAAGGACTTTTCTAAGCACAGCAGGTCCCGGTGCATTTCAAGGACTGAAATAAGAAGGGCCGACAGCATGACTTCTGAGGATCAAGAACCTGAGCGGGACTATGAGAACGAGTCTGAGTGTTCAGAGCCCAAACTCGGTGAGGAGTCCATGGAGGGGGATGAACACATGCACAGCGAAGTGAGCGACAAAGTGCTGATGAACAGCGAGAGGCCTGACGAGAACCACAGTGAGCCCTCTCACCAGGACATCATCAAGGTGAAGGAAGAATTTACAGACCCCACTTACGACATGTTTTACATGAGCCAATACGGACTGTATAACGGTGGGGGGGCCAGCATGGCGGCCCTGCACGAAAGTTTTACGTCGTCTCTGAATTACGGCAGCCCTCAGAAATTCTCCCCGGAAGGTGACCTGTGTTCTAGCCCAGACCCCAAAATCTGTTATGTGTGCAAGAAGAGTTTCAAAAGCTCCTACAGCGTGAAGCTTCACTACAGGAACGTTCACTTAAAAGAGATGCACGTCTGCACGGTGGCTGGCTGCAACGCTGCCTTCCCCTCGCGCCGAAGCAGAGACAG ACACAGTGCCAACATAAATCTGCATCGTAAACTGTTGACCAAAGAACTCGATGACATGGGCCTGGACTCATCGCAGCCCTCCCTTAGCAAGGACCTCCGGGATGAATTTTTGATGAAGATCTATGGAGCCCAGCACCCCATGGGGCTCGACATCAGGGAAGACGCCGCCTCTCCCGCAGGGACTGAAGACTCCCACCTGAATGGGTATGGGAGAGGCATGGCGGAGGACTACATGGTCCTGGACCTGAGCACCACCTCCAGCCTCCAGTCCAGCAGCAGCATCCATTCCTCCAGAGAATCTGACGCAGGCAGTGACGAGGGGATTCTTCTCGACGACATCGACGGGGCGAGTGACAGTGGGGAGTCGGCACACAAGGCCGAGGCCCCTGCCCTCCCTGGCAGCCTAGGGGCTGAAGTTTCGGGATCTCTGATGTTCAACAGCTTGTCCGGGAGCAATGGTGGGATTATGTGCAACATTTGCCACAAAATGTACAGCAACAAGGGGACCCTGAGAGTGCACTACAAAACGGTGCATTTGCGAGAAATGCACAAGTGCAAAGTCCCCGGTTGCAATATGATGTTTTCCTCTGTGCGAAGCCGAAACCGGCACAGTCAGAACCCTAATCTCCACAAAAACATTCCCTTCACTGCAGTAGATTAG